Proteins encoded by one window of Pristiophorus japonicus isolate sPriJap1 chromosome 17, sPriJap1.hap1, whole genome shotgun sequence:
- the amigo1 gene encoding amphoterin-induced protein 1, with protein MCLLESYLAPGYQCGFFYLTLVLLLTVCHHHKVGVSALNCNSDCICASNIVSCSKRELVNIPNALPEYTAVLDLSYNSLSRLRAEWTTVRLPRLHTLLLSHNGLFFTSEEAFTEVPHLRYLDLSSNKLTTLEELHFQGLEELEVLLLYNNRISQIERTAFEGLERLQKLYLSQNLISRFPLELVKEGTRLPGLELLDVSSNKIKVLPVQELNSLPAYLRNGLYLHNNPLVCECSLYLMVTQWLARQLSSAVDFSSEYKCVLPTNHKVSIKLFQLQEDFMNCSTVADSEVEAYLEGTLTFQCDTRLRNMAKVWVTPDNETIQAGHNNHSLKMLADGSLRLSNLRPEDSGTYTCRASSSQFNETIHVLLKVHNSTASPAHESLNTAYTTLVGCVTSVVLVLIYLYLTPCRCRCRRGGHKQQGEQEESIHSSVLSATSAHDVSAAERRVAFIEPTKEAPGQNGKLKPNAVEQFEDKKLLAVPRKKSDCGSVGSVSSDTPMVV; from the coding sequence ATGTGCCTCTTGGAGTCCTACCTTGCCCCAGGATACCAGTGCGGATTTTTCTATCTGACTCTCGTACTTCTCTTGACTGTGTGTCACCACCACAAGGTGGGTGTGTCTGCCCTGAACTGTAACTCCGACTGCATCTGTGCCAGTAACATTGTCAGTTGTTCCAAGAGAGAGCTGGTGAACATCCCCAACGCTCTCCCGGAGTACACAGCGGTCCTGGACCTCAGCTACAACAGCCTGAGCCGCCTAAGGGCCGAGTGGACCACGGTCCGCCTGCCCAGGCTCCACACTCTGCTCCTCAGCCACAATGGCCTGTTCTTCACATCCGAGGAAGCCTTCACAGAGGTGCCGCACCTGAGGTACCTCGACCTGTCCTCCAACAAGCTCACAACTTTGGAAGAGCTGCACTTCCAGGGGCTGGAAGAGCTGGAGGTGCTGCTGCTGTACAATAACCGGATCTCCCAGATCGAAAGGACCGCCTTCGAAGGCTTGGAGCGGCTGCAGAAGTTGTACCTGAGCCAGAATCTCATCTCTCGCTTCCCTTTGGAGCTGGTGAAGGAAGGCACCAGGCTGCCTGGCCTAGAACTGTTGGATGTGTCCAGCAACAAGATCAAGGTCCTGCCTGTCCAAGAGCTCAACAGTCTGCCGGCGTACCTGAGAAATGGCCTGTACCTCCACAACAACCCGCTGGTGTGTGAGTGCAGTCTGTACCTCATGGTCACCCAGTGGCTTGCCCGGCAGCTCAGCTCCGCCGTGGACTTTAGCAGCGAGTACAAGTGCGTCCTGCCCACCAACCACAAGGTGTCCATCAAACTCTTCCAGCTGCAGGAGGACTTCATGAACTGCAGCACCGTCGCAGACTCAGAGGTGGAGGCTTACCTGGAGGGGACCTTGACCTTCCAGTGCGACACCAGGCTGAGGAACATGGCCAAAGTGTGGGTGACCCCGGACAACGAGACCATCCAGGCCGGCCACAACAACCACAGCCTCAAGATGCTTGCGGACGGCAGCCTGAGGCTCAGCAACCTGCGGCCAGAGGACTCGGGGACCTATACCTGCCGGGCCAGCAGCAGCCAGTTCAATGAGACCATCCATGTGCTGCTGAAGGTACACAACTCCACGGCCAGCCCCGCACACGAGTCTCTCAACACGGCGTACACCACGCTGGTGGGCTGTGTGACCAGCGTGGTACTGGTCCTCATCTACCTGTACCTGACTCcctgccgctgccgctgccgcaGGGGTGGCCACAAACAGCAGGGAGAGCAGGAGGAGAGCATTCACTCCTCGGTGCTCAGCGCCACCTCCGCCCACGACGTGTCCGCCGCCGAGCGGCGGGTGGCGTTCATCGAACCGACCAAGGAGGCGCCGGGGCAGAACGGGAAACTCAAGCCCAACGCCGTGGAGCAGTTCGAGGACAAGAAGCTCCTGGCGGTGCCCAGGAAGAAATCCGACTGCGGCTCGGTGGGCTCCGTGTCCTCGGACACCCCCATGGTGGTCTAA